The Coffea arabica cultivar ET-39 chromosome 8e, Coffea Arabica ET-39 HiFi, whole genome shotgun sequence genome window below encodes:
- the LOC113703793 gene encoding S-norcoclaurine synthase 1-like, with amino-acid sequence METKVASTRKDLGGSLPVENVQELASNNLKEIPHRYIRPELNPDEVSVDESLQIPVIDMSKLATDHVDNQNEMAELHQACKEWGFFQLINHGATAAIEKMKVVVEDFFKLPLEQKMIYAQLPNDLEGYGQAFVISEDQKLDWGDMLFLYSLPTSQRNMRFWPNNPKSFRSTLDEYSTELHKVCMSLFNLMAMNLGLDAKKISSLYEDCVQGIRMNYYPPCLRADKVIGLAPHSDATGLTLLVQVNEVQGLQIKKNSKWVPIKPIPGAIIINIGDVMEILSNGEYCSIEHRAVVLFQKEKLSVAAFHSPNICVKIGPLPVLVKENGANYKTLRHEDFIRLVISRKLDGKSLLKTMKIIK; translated from the exons ATGGAGACTAAGGTGGCTAGCACCAGAAAAGACCTTGGTGGTTCGCTCCCAGTTGAGAATGTACAAGAACTAGCTTCTAATAACTTGAAAGAAATCCCACACCGATACATCAGACCTGAACTTAATCCTGATGAAGTTTCAGTTGATGAATCTTTACAAATTCCAGTCATTGATATGAGCAAGCTTGCAACAGACCATGTAGATAACCAAAATGAAATGGCAGAACTTCACCAGGCATGCAAAGAATGGGGCTTCTTTCAG TTAATCAATCATGGAGCAACAGCAGCAATCGAGAAAATGAAGGTTGTCGTAGAGGACTTCTTCAAGCTGCCATTAGAGCAGAAGATGATCTATGCACAACTGCCAAATGATCTTGAAGGGTATGGTCAAGCATTTGTCATATCGGAGGACCAAAAGCTCGACTGGGGTGACATGCTCTTCCTTTACTCCTTACCAACCTCCCAAAGAAATATGAGATTCTGGCCTAACAATCCAAAATCTTTCAG ATCAACCTTGGATGAATACTCAACTGAATTGCACAAAGTCTGCATGAGTCTCTTTAATCTCATGGCTATGAATCTTGGATTGGATGCCAAAAAAATTAGCAGCTTGTATGAAGATTGTGTTCAAGGTATAAGAATGAATTACTACCCACCATGTTTGCGAGCAGACAAGGTTATTGGCCTTGCTCCTCACTCTGATGCCACAGGACTGACCTTATTAGTTCAAGTGAATGAAGTTCAGGGCCTACAGATCAAGAAAAACAGTAAATGGGTGCCCATTAAACCCATTCCAGGAGCCATCATCATCAACATTGGTGATGTCATGGAG ATATTGAGTAATGGGGAATATTGCAGCATTGAACATAGAGCTGTTGTGCTTTTCCAGAAAGAAAAACTTTCAGTTGCCGCATTTCACAGTCCTAATATCTGTGTAAAAATTGGTCCTCTACCTGTTCTTGTGAAAGAAAATGGAGCAAATTACAAGACCTTACGGCACGAGGACTTCATAAGACTGGTTATTTCCAGGAAACTTGATGGAAAAAGCTTGCTGAAAACCATGAAAAtcattaaataa